A DNA window from Brassica napus cultivar Da-Ae chromosome A4, Da-Ae, whole genome shotgun sequence contains the following coding sequences:
- the LOC106449507 gene encoding putative 2-succinyl-6-hydroxy-2,4-cyclohexadiene-1-carboxylate synthase isoform X1 — MMGFLRMVTPPASPPAKRSRRQRRVRANGDGFPVFLPKEVKDIKDPFARALAQRIVRIPVPLQMGNFKGCVMSSCIKPIVQQHDKSPVVLLHCFDSSCLEWRRTYPLLEQASLETWAIDVLGWGFSDLGKLPPCDAASKRHHLFELWKTYIKRPMILVGPSLGATVAVDFTATYPEAVDKLVLINANAYSEGTGALKDLPKSIAYAGVCLKTLAAFPLVKLLKSFPLRLLANVLAFSSPLSENIDWTNIGRLHCQMPWWEDAMVDFMISGGYNVASHIKHINQKTLVVCSENDQIVSNQLSVKLLCELQNAVFREVPDSGHLPHVENPKQFVKLISDFASGKIN; from the exons ATGATGGGCTTCTTGAGGATGGTAACTCCACCGGCGTCGCCGCCGGCGAAAAGATCCCGACGTCAACGTCGGGTAAGGGCAAACGGAGATGGGTTTCCGGTGTTTCTTCCTAAAGAGGTAAAGGACATAAAAGATCCATTCGCAAGAGCTCTGGCTCAAAGGATTGTACGGATTCCTGTTCCTCTtcag ATGGGAAACTTCAAAGGCTGCGTAATGAGCAGCTGTATCAAACCAATTGTTCAACAACACGACAAAAGTCCCGTTGTTCTTCTCCATTGTTTCGACAG TTCATGTCTTGAATGGAGACGTACTTATCCTCTGCTTGAACAAGCTTCTCTTGAGACTTGGGCTATTGATGTTCTTGGTTGGGGTTTCTCCGATCTTG GAAAACTTCCACCATGTGATGCAGCATCCAAGCGGCATCATCTATTCGAG CTTTGGAAAACATATATCAAACGACCAATGATTTTAGTTGGACCAAGCTTAGGAGCAACCGTAGCTGTTGATTTCACTGCTACCTACCCTGAAGCA GTTGATAAATTGGTTCTCATTAATGCCAATGCGTACTCGGAAGGAACCGGTGCGCTGAAAGACTTACCAAAGTCAATTGCTTACGCTGGGGTTTGTTTGAAAACTCTTGCAGCATTTCCTTTG GTTAAGTTGCTGAAGTCATTCCCTCTTCGCCTTTTGGCGAACGTGTTAGCCTTTTCATCGCCCTTGTCAGAGAACATAGATTGGACTAAC ATTGGCCGGTTGCATTGTCAAATGCCGTGGTGGGAAGATGCAATGGTCGATTTTATGATTAGCGGTGGCTATAACGTTGCTTCACATATCAAACAC ATCAACCAGAAGACGCTCGTCGTATGCAGTGAGAACGATCAGATTGTTAGCAACCAACTTTCAGTT AAACTGTTGTGTGAGCTACAAAATGCGGTTTTCCGGGAAGTACCAGATTCCGGTCATCTTCCACATGTTGAGAACCCTAAACAGTTTGTGAAGCTGATATCAGATTTCGCCAGTGGAAAGATCAACTGA
- the LOC106449508 gene encoding uncharacterized protein LOC106449508, translated as MRILKTQRSSRGGRRNSKKQGSRTSHVSSRASIIRNCSGNSGDKFTEKLQALKSLLPPSETNKTYHNRHVEEKPNSGETEQLFQETADYIVRLRNQVIVLQKLIEIYGSAPSSDQTEDFVL; from the coding sequence ATGAGAATATTGAAGACCCAAAGATCCtcgagaggaggaagaagaaacagCAAGAAACAAGGAAGCAGAACATCACATGTTTCGTCACGAGCCAGCATTATCAGGAATTGTTCTGGAAACAGTGGAGATAAGTTCACCGAGAAGCTTCAAGCGCTTAAGAGTCTTCTTCCTCCGTCAGAGACGAACAAGACGTATCACAATCGTCACGTTGAGGAGAAACCAAATAGTGGAGAGACGGAACAGCTGTTTCAAGAAACGGCGGATTACATCGTCAGGCTTAGGAACCAAGTCATCGTGTTGCAAAAGCTAATCGAGATATATGGATCAGCACCATCCTCTGATCAGACGGAAGACTTTGTCTTATAa
- the LOC106449507 gene encoding putative 2-succinyl-6-hydroxy-2,4-cyclohexadiene-1-carboxylate synthase isoform X2 — MMGFLRMVTPPASPPAKRSRRQRRVRANGDGFPVFLPKEVKDIKDPFARALAQRIVRIPVPLQMGNFKGCVMSSCIKPIVQQHDKSPVVLLHCFDSSCLEWRRTYPLLEQASLETWAIDVLGWGFSDLGKLPPCDAASKRHHLFELWKTYIKRPMILVGPSLGATVAVDFTATYPEAVDKLVLINANAYSEGTGALKDLPKSIAYAGVKLLKSFPLRLLANVLAFSSPLSENIDWTNIGRLHCQMPWWEDAMVDFMISGGYNVASHIKHINQKTLVVCSENDQIVSNQLSVKLLCELQNAVFREVPDSGHLPHVENPKQFVKLISDFASGKIN; from the exons ATGATGGGCTTCTTGAGGATGGTAACTCCACCGGCGTCGCCGCCGGCGAAAAGATCCCGACGTCAACGTCGGGTAAGGGCAAACGGAGATGGGTTTCCGGTGTTTCTTCCTAAAGAGGTAAAGGACATAAAAGATCCATTCGCAAGAGCTCTGGCTCAAAGGATTGTACGGATTCCTGTTCCTCTtcag ATGGGAAACTTCAAAGGCTGCGTAATGAGCAGCTGTATCAAACCAATTGTTCAACAACACGACAAAAGTCCCGTTGTTCTTCTCCATTGTTTCGACAG TTCATGTCTTGAATGGAGACGTACTTATCCTCTGCTTGAACAAGCTTCTCTTGAGACTTGGGCTATTGATGTTCTTGGTTGGGGTTTCTCCGATCTTG GAAAACTTCCACCATGTGATGCAGCATCCAAGCGGCATCATCTATTCGAG CTTTGGAAAACATATATCAAACGACCAATGATTTTAGTTGGACCAAGCTTAGGAGCAACCGTAGCTGTTGATTTCACTGCTACCTACCCTGAAGCA GTTGATAAATTGGTTCTCATTAATGCCAATGCGTACTCGGAAGGAACCGGTGCGCTGAAAGACTTACCAAAGTCAATTGCTTACGCTGGG GTTAAGTTGCTGAAGTCATTCCCTCTTCGCCTTTTGGCGAACGTGTTAGCCTTTTCATCGCCCTTGTCAGAGAACATAGATTGGACTAAC ATTGGCCGGTTGCATTGTCAAATGCCGTGGTGGGAAGATGCAATGGTCGATTTTATGATTAGCGGTGGCTATAACGTTGCTTCACATATCAAACAC ATCAACCAGAAGACGCTCGTCGTATGCAGTGAGAACGATCAGATTGTTAGCAACCAACTTTCAGTT AAACTGTTGTGTGAGCTACAAAATGCGGTTTTCCGGGAAGTACCAGATTCCGGTCATCTTCCACATGTTGAGAACCCTAAACAGTTTGTGAAGCTGATATCAGATTTCGCCAGTGGAAAGATCAACTGA
- the LOC106448226 gene encoding glutathione S-transferase T3-like codes for MAHTSGYVDLLHSQIPVELESPEPVRFGSQVPDDSGVKERRKWSPKEDKILIGAWLNTSKDPVVSNEQKAGAFWKRIVHYYNASPQLVGTIPRELGPCKQRWARINEQVSKFSGCYDAALREQRSGQNDDDVMKAALDIFFNNNEYKFALDHCWRELRHDQKWCSTNLAKDGGKEKRKQVFEGSAHVKQVTGSSWLWELKSRVHLEV; via the exons ATGGCTCACACGTCTGGCTATGTAGACCTACTACATAGTCAAATTCCAGTTGAGCTTGAGTCACCCGAACCTGTTAGGTTCGGTAGCCAAGTTCCTGATGACTCTGGTGTGAAGGAGAGGAGGAAATGGTCTCCAAAAGAAGATAAAATCCTTATTGGTGCTTGGCTTAACACCAGTAAGGACCCTGTCGTCAGCAACGAGCAGAAAGCTGGTGCTTTCTGGAAGCGGATTGTCCACTACTACAACGCAAGCCCGCAACTGGTTGGGACAATACCGAGAGAGCTTGGTCCTTGCAAGCAGAGGTGGGCTAGGATTAACGAGCAAGTATCCAAGTTTTCTGGATGCTATGATGCGGCTCTGAGGGAGCAGAGAAGTGGtcaaaatgatgatgatgtgatgaaagctGCGTTAGATATATTCTTCAATAATAACGAGTACAAGTTCGCACTGGATCACTGCTGGAGGGAGCTGAGGCATGACCAGAAATGGTGCTCTACCAATCTGGCTAAGGACGGAGGAAAGGAAAAGCGCAAACAAGTGTTTGAGG GTTCAGCTCATGTTAAGCAAGTCACGGGTTCTTCTTGGTTGTGGGAACTAAAGTCACGGGTGCATTTGGAGGTGTGA